The following proteins are co-located in the uncultured Fretibacterium sp. genome:
- a CDS encoding ADP-ribosylglycohydrolase family protein codes for MKSLDRYRGCLLGAAAGDALGYAVEFLDADSILRRYGGDGITEYALVNGTALISDDTQMTLFTANGLLLGTTRDRTRGTVGGCLDGIASCCEEWLRTQTETYPVRERYPCSWLINVPELFERRAPGNTCLSAIASFRGGRRGTINEPINDSKGCGGIMRVAPIGLYFDGERHTSDEVARLGAEAAALTHGHELGYIPAAALVHIVHTVSHSEDPLLADAVWNAMSAMGRLFPGAEHLDELEALVRMAVELSQSDLGDPDAIRMLGEGWVAEETLAIAVYCALKYENDFDRALIAAVNHGGDSDSTGAVTGNILGACLGARAIPEKYLDRLELKDVVSEIADDLFSDCRISGYGPYRDELWASKYVFMTYAPSAGEKGTSHGASSGGIALPAEYVRLREDVERLRAELLALLLERDELVHVTCRNIEMRYMLTLGGLEYKVYELRCTVLRLKRKIEMIQARRNRQEKIVLSEIESALDDEFDEYRRRLDEQIDRMNAALERGRGEFLSKEDARELKKLYRAIVKALHPDLHPDADPAQARLFHNAVSAYENGDLDGLRLIGEMVSAPVLPDRDEDGLVALEKEKERLTELLEAVWEEIEGIKDEYPYILKSIVESPERTAAKRAELEKDTARLRETHALYRNRLVGLLRLAGIDSGPGETNPEEY; via the coding sequence ATGAAAAGCCTGGACCGGTACAGGGGGTGCCTGCTCGGCGCCGCCGCAGGGGACGCCCTCGGGTATGCCGTGGAATTTCTGGACGCCGATTCCATCCTCCGCAGGTATGGAGGAGACGGCATTACCGAATATGCCCTTGTGAACGGGACGGCGCTCATCTCGGACGACACTCAGATGACGCTGTTCACGGCGAACGGCCTGCTCCTTGGGACGACAAGGGACAGGACTCGGGGGACCGTGGGCGGCTGCCTGGACGGGATCGCGTCGTGCTGTGAGGAGTGGCTGCGCACGCAGACGGAGACGTATCCGGTGCGGGAAAGGTATCCCTGCAGCTGGCTGATCAACGTTCCCGAACTGTTTGAGCGCCGCGCGCCGGGAAATACCTGCCTGTCCGCTATCGCGTCGTTCCGCGGAGGGAGGCGGGGCACCATCAACGAGCCCATCAACGACAGCAAAGGCTGCGGCGGGATCATGCGCGTTGCGCCCATCGGCCTGTACTTCGACGGGGAGCGGCATACGTCCGATGAGGTCGCCAGGCTCGGCGCCGAGGCCGCCGCTCTGACGCACGGTCATGAGCTGGGGTATATTCCGGCGGCGGCGCTTGTCCATATCGTCCACACCGTCTCTCACAGCGAGGACCCCCTGCTGGCCGATGCCGTCTGGAACGCGATGTCCGCCATGGGGCGCCTGTTCCCGGGGGCGGAACACCTGGACGAGCTCGAGGCGCTGGTGCGGATGGCTGTCGAGCTCTCGCAGAGCGACCTCGGCGATCCGGACGCCATTCGGATGCTCGGCGAGGGGTGGGTGGCGGAGGAGACCCTCGCCATCGCCGTCTACTGTGCGCTCAAGTACGAGAACGATTTCGACCGGGCGTTGATTGCCGCCGTCAATCACGGCGGTGACAGCGATTCCACGGGAGCCGTCACCGGAAATATTTTGGGGGCTTGCCTCGGCGCGAGGGCGATTCCCGAGAAATACCTCGACCGCCTGGAGCTGAAGGACGTCGTCTCGGAGATTGCGGACGATCTCTTCAGCGACTGCAGAATCTCCGGTTATGGCCCCTACCGGGACGAGCTTTGGGCGAGCAAATACGTATTTATGACTTATGCCCCGTCCGCCGGAGAAAAGGGGACCTCCCATGGGGCGAGCTCCGGCGGGATCGCCCTTCCCGCGGAGTACGTCAGGCTGAGGGAGGATGTCGAGAGGCTGCGGGCGGAGTTGTTGGCCCTTCTGTTGGAGCGGGATGAACTGGTCCACGTGACGTGCAGGAACATCGAGATGAGGTACATGCTCACGCTCGGCGGTCTGGAGTACAAGGTGTATGAACTGCGCTGCACGGTGCTGCGCCTCAAAAGAAAGATAGAGATGATCCAGGCCAGGCGGAACAGGCAGGAGAAAATAGTCCTCTCCGAGATCGAATCGGCCCTGGACGACGAATTCGACGAGTATCGGAGGAGGCTGGACGAGCAGATCGACAGGATGAACGCCGCCCTCGAGAGGGGCAGGGGAGAGTTTCTGTCGAAGGAGGATGCGAGGGAGCTGAAGAAGCTGTACCGTGCGATCGTGAAGGCGCTGCATCCGGACCTGCACCCCGATGCGGACCCGGCACAGGCCCGGCTTTTCCATAACGCCGTATCCGCTTACGAAAACGGAGACCTGGACGGCCTGCGCCTGATAGGGGAGATGGTGTCTGCCCCGGTCCTGCCGGACCGAGATGAGGACGGGCTCGTCGCGCTGGAGAAGGAGAAGGAAAGGCTGACGGAGCTTTTGGAGGCCGTTTGGGAGGAAATCGAGGGGATCAAGGACGAGTATCCCTATATCTTGAAATCGATCGTCGAGAGCCCGGAGAGGACGGCGGCAAAGAGGGCCGAACTGGAAAAGGATACGGCGCGCCTGCGGGAGACGCACGCCCTCTATCGAAACAGGCTCGTCGGGCTTCTCCGGCTTGCCGGAATCGATAGCGGGCCCGGGGAGACGAACCCGGAAGAATATTGA
- a CDS encoding HIRAN domain-containing protein: MSGLAKSEGNDLIGLLHGKGGGLLVPQPFERDIFLFDTHVAGTSFIEGIEELAGNLNVDDELDFFREPDNPHDERAIVVRTRSGAKIGYIPRDDNAIFSRLMDAGKLLFGRVSAREMRGAWLKLSIKVYLRE; encoded by the coding sequence ATGAGCGGCCTGGCAAAAAGTGAAGGGAACGATCTGATCGGCCTGCTGCATGGAAAGGGCGGCGGGCTCCTTGTACCCCAGCCCTTCGAAAGGGACATCTTTCTCTTCGACACCCATGTGGCAGGGACGTCCTTTATCGAGGGTATCGAGGAGCTCGCCGGGAACCTGAACGTTGACGACGAGCTCGACTTCTTCCGGGAGCCGGACAACCCCCACGACGAGCGGGCCATCGTCGTCAGGACCCGAAGCGGTGCGAAAATCGGCTATATCCCAAGGGACGACAACGCGATCTTTTCCCGCCTCATGGATGCGGGGAAGCTGCTGTTCGGCAGGGTATCCGCCAGGGAGATGCGGGGCGCCTGGCTGAAACTGAGCATCAAGGTCTATCTGCGCGAGTGA
- a CDS encoding PLP-dependent aminotransferase family protein has translation MPSRQTDLPLYLGLYEDIKDRIVSGELAAGEKLPSIRAMARDLRVSINTVNNAYYQLEVEGYVRPAERTGYFVEKIDGLVRLGRSGPENPEGAPPEKYRYDFSYNGVDDSLFPYSVWKKIFRQVFSPECGDLLSQGSARGFRPLRESIAAYLRNSRGIRTAPSRIVISAGTEHLFYILKRLLDASTLYAFEDPGYAVSSPFFTYDLANPIFLKLDKQGIEIERLSGLNSAAVLVTPAHQFPMGTVMSINRRIELLNWAGRKPERYVIEDDYDGEFKFREKPTPALKSMDTNDDVIYLGSLSRLIAPSLRVSYMILPERLMKKYEAAFKGFGCPVSLFIQAALSRFMSEGYFEKHINRMKALYNRKYSKMKSLIERSSHIEMHGSNSGMSFVAGIPGVEPGALLGQLRNAGVRIVPVSDFAVNGGDFKGLYLLSFSRLGGLEEMEEGFGIIEDTAARLKEGKL, from the coding sequence ATGCCGTCAAGACAAACCGATCTTCCCCTGTATCTGGGGCTTTACGAGGACATCAAGGACAGGATCGTTTCGGGGGAGCTCGCCGCGGGGGAAAAGCTGCCCTCGATAAGGGCGATGGCCAGGGACCTGAGGGTCAGCATCAATACGGTCAACAACGCCTATTATCAGCTGGAGGTCGAGGGCTACGTCAGGCCGGCCGAGAGGACGGGCTACTTCGTGGAGAAAATAGACGGGCTGGTAAGGCTCGGGCGGAGCGGCCCCGAAAACCCCGAGGGGGCGCCCCCCGAAAAATACAGATACGATTTTTCCTACAACGGCGTCGACGATTCCCTCTTTCCCTACTCCGTCTGGAAGAAAATCTTCCGGCAGGTGTTCTCGCCCGAATGCGGGGACCTGCTCTCGCAGGGCAGCGCCAGGGGCTTTCGCCCCCTGCGGGAGAGCATCGCGGCCTACCTGCGGAACTCCAGGGGCATCCGCACGGCCCCGTCCCGCATCGTCATATCCGCGGGCACGGAGCACCTCTTCTACATCCTCAAAAGGCTCCTGGACGCCAGTACGCTCTACGCCTTCGAGGACCCCGGCTATGCCGTCAGCAGCCCCTTCTTCACCTACGACCTGGCCAACCCCATCTTCCTGAAACTGGACAAGCAGGGGATCGAGATCGAGCGGCTCAGCGGGCTCAACTCCGCGGCCGTTCTTGTAACCCCCGCACATCAATTTCCGATGGGTACAGTCATGTCCATAAACCGGAGGATCGAGCTCCTGAACTGGGCGGGGCGGAAGCCCGAGAGGTACGTCATCGAGGACGACTATGACGGCGAGTTCAAGTTCCGGGAGAAGCCCACCCCCGCGCTGAAGAGCATGGACACGAACGACGACGTGATCTATCTGGGCTCCCTCTCCCGGCTCATCGCGCCCTCGCTGAGGGTCAGCTACATGATCCTGCCCGAAAGGCTCATGAAAAAGTATGAGGCGGCCTTCAAGGGCTTCGGCTGCCCGGTGTCCCTTTTCATCCAGGCGGCCCTTTCGCGCTTCATGTCGGAGGGGTATTTCGAGAAGCACATAAACCGGATGAAAGCTCTCTACAACAGGAAGTACTCGAAGATGAAGTCCCTCATCGAGCGCTCTTCGCACATCGAAATGCACGGCTCCAACTCCGGAATGTCCTTCGTGGCCGGCATACCGGGGGTCGAGCCCGGAGCGCTCCTCGGGCAGCTGAGGAACGCCGGGGTGAGGATCGTCCCCGTCTCCGACTTCGCGGTGAACGGCGGGGACTTCAAGGGACTCTACCTGCTGAGCTTCTCGAGGCTCGGCGGCCTGGAGGAGATGGAGGAGGGCTTCGGGATCATCGAGGACACGGCGGCGAGGCTGAAGGAGGGAAAACTATAA
- the pdxS gene encoding pyridoxal 5'-phosphate synthase lyase subunit PdxS yields MRKNRRKRTMDIYEKLKGGVIMDVVNPEQARIAEGAGAVAVMALERVPADIRAAGGVSRMSDPKMIEEIVKAVGIPVMAKVRIGHFVEAQILESLGIDFIDESEVLSPADGVYHIDKKQFRTPFVCGARNLGEALRRISEGARMIRTKGEAGTGDVIQAVSHMRQIMGEISWVASLREDEIHGKAKELGVDADLLRSVRENGKLPVLNFSAGGVATPADAALMRQLGAEGVFVGSGIFKSGNPEKRAKAIVRAVANYKDPKVLLEVSKDLGEAMVGINEDEIKVIMSAR; encoded by the coding sequence GTGCGAAAAAACCGGAGGAAGAGAACGATGGATATTTACGAGAAGCTCAAGGGCGGAGTCATCATGGATGTCGTCAACCCGGAACAGGCCAGGATTGCGGAGGGAGCGGGAGCGGTCGCGGTCATGGCGCTCGAGAGGGTCCCCGCGGACATTCGGGCGGCCGGCGGCGTCTCGAGGATGAGCGACCCCAAGATGATCGAGGAGATCGTAAAGGCGGTCGGGATACCGGTCATGGCGAAGGTGAGGATAGGGCATTTCGTCGAGGCCCAGATATTGGAGTCCCTGGGGATAGACTTCATCGACGAGTCGGAGGTCCTGTCCCCCGCCGACGGCGTGTACCACATCGACAAGAAACAGTTCAGAACCCCCTTCGTGTGCGGGGCCCGGAACCTGGGGGAGGCCCTCAGGAGGATCTCCGAGGGGGCGAGGATGATCAGGACGAAGGGCGAGGCGGGGACCGGCGACGTGATCCAGGCCGTCTCCCACATGCGGCAGATCATGGGCGAGATCTCGTGGGTCGCGTCGCTGCGGGAGGACGAGATCCACGGCAAGGCCAAGGAGCTCGGTGTCGACGCCGACCTTCTGAGGTCGGTGCGGGAGAACGGGAAACTGCCGGTCCTGAACTTCTCGGCCGGCGGTGTCGCGACGCCCGCGGACGCGGCCCTGATGCGGCAACTGGGGGCCGAGGGCGTATTCGTGGGGTCGGGGATCTTCAAGTCCGGGAACCCCGAGAAGAGGGCGAAGGCCATCGTCAGGGCGGTCGCGAACTACAAGGATCCCAAGGTGCTGCTCGAGGTGTCGAAGGACCTCGGAGAGGCGATGGTCGGCATCAACGAGGACGAGATAAAGGTCATCATGAGCGCCCGCTGA
- a CDS encoding ATP-binding protein: MLRRLYIHNFRCLQNFEIKPEKQTSLLLIGKNGVGKSTIAKVLSLFQKLGTGTSRVASLITQEDFTLGRTDEIIQFELEISLDSKICKYSLALDKPETFRELRVVEEDFSVDDVPVYTRKKAEVSYPYQGTSFSLDWHNAALPLILDRQDGPLQVFRNWLRRMHILSPIPQLMGGESHGNSGPLSLSCDNFADYLLELLTSHPASYVSIHNFLKELMPDLREFSNKPISDDTRVLRVRFGNEDSSFTTNFQHLSDGEKCMFLGAVMLPAQRSYNDFFVFWDEPDNYLALSEVEHFIRFLRKNVNNGSQIWMTSHHEGTINCFSHENTLLLRRKNHASPVELRPINELLDSTESVTQKLYRNELD, from the coding sequence ATGTTACGACGTCTGTACATCCATAATTTTCGCTGTTTACAAAATTTCGAGATCAAGCCTGAAAAACAGACGTCTTTGCTTTTGATCGGAAAAAACGGAGTCGGCAAGTCCACGATAGCCAAAGTTTTGAGCCTTTTTCAAAAGTTGGGCACAGGGACGTCTCGGGTCGCTTCTCTGATAACCCAGGAAGATTTCACGTTGGGACGCACCGACGAGATCATACAGTTTGAGTTGGAGATCTCCCTCGATTCAAAAATATGCAAATACAGTCTTGCTTTGGATAAGCCCGAGACTTTCAGGGAATTACGCGTTGTCGAGGAAGACTTTTCTGTCGACGATGTCCCTGTCTATACCCGTAAAAAGGCAGAGGTTTCCTATCCCTATCAGGGGACCTCCTTCAGTTTGGACTGGCACAACGCAGCGCTGCCCCTGATCCTCGATAGACAGGACGGCCCCCTGCAGGTGTTTCGCAATTGGCTGCGGCGTATGCATATTTTGTCCCCTATCCCCCAACTGATGGGAGGAGAGTCTCACGGCAACTCCGGGCCATTGTCCCTTTCCTGCGATAATTTCGCCGACTACCTGCTGGAGCTGCTCACCTCTCATCCCGCATCCTATGTGTCAATCCACAATTTTCTCAAGGAGCTTATGCCCGATCTGAGGGAATTCAGCAACAAACCCATCTCGGACGACACACGGGTCCTTCGGGTTCGTTTCGGCAACGAGGACTCCAGCTTCACAACGAACTTTCAACATCTTTCCGATGGAGAAAAGTGCATGTTCCTGGGCGCTGTGATGTTGCCTGCCCAGAGGTCATACAACGATTTTTTTGTTTTCTGGGACGAGCCGGATAACTACCTGGCTCTCTCGGAAGTGGAGCATTTCATTCGCTTCCTTCGCAAAAACGTCAACAACGGCAGTCAGATATGGATGACGTCGCATCATGAGGGGACCATCAACTGTTTTTCTCACGAAAACACGTTGCTGCTCCGCCGCAAAAATCACGCTTCGCCAGTGGAGCTGCGCCCCATAAACGAACTTCTCGACAGCACGGAGTCCGTCACCCAGAAACTGTATCGCAACGAACTGGATTAG
- the hisS gene encoding histidine--tRNA ligase — MDIKAPRGVRDILPGESWKWAYVVRTTAEAMADFGCSEVHLPLFEQTELFSRGVGETTDIVEKEMYTFSDRGGRSVTLRPEGTAGMVRAALENGLCAQGTSAKLWCWGPMFRYERPQKGRYRQFHQIDMECLGVSGAGADVEVIDLSAEIFRRLGLRNLEVVLNSVGCPVCRPVYRQALLAHFEARKPELCETCLGRMERNPLRILDCKNPSCGSAADAAPAIYDHLCPACRDHFKEVRAGLERLDLSYRLDKRLVRGLDYYTKTAYEMLSGDLGAQNAVCGGGRYDNLSEAIGGPHLPGVGFAGGLDRIVLVMEEQGCSFGRAPAVKVYVASLSDEARSAAQVLTHRLRRHGVAAEQDTASRGFKAQMKSADASHAAWTCIIGPEEMEKGLVTVRNMADGSQTSLAPEAVPEFVAKDGK; from the coding sequence ATGGACATCAAGGCGCCGAGGGGCGTGCGGGACATCCTGCCCGGAGAATCGTGGAAATGGGCCTATGTGGTGAGGACGACGGCCGAGGCGATGGCGGACTTCGGCTGCTCCGAGGTGCACCTGCCCCTCTTCGAGCAGACGGAGCTCTTCTCCCGCGGGGTCGGCGAGACCACGGACATCGTGGAGAAGGAGATGTACACCTTTTCGGACCGAGGCGGGCGCAGCGTGACGCTGCGTCCGGAGGGCACGGCGGGGATGGTGCGTGCCGCGCTGGAGAACGGGCTGTGTGCCCAGGGGACCTCCGCCAAGCTCTGGTGCTGGGGCCCCATGTTCCGCTACGAGCGCCCCCAGAAGGGGCGCTACCGTCAGTTCCATCAGATCGACATGGAGTGCCTGGGGGTGTCCGGGGCGGGGGCGGACGTCGAGGTCATCGACCTCTCCGCGGAGATCTTCCGGCGTCTCGGCCTGAGGAACCTGGAGGTCGTCCTGAACTCCGTCGGCTGCCCCGTCTGCCGTCCCGTCTACCGCCAGGCGCTGCTGGCCCACTTCGAGGCCCGCAAGCCCGAGCTCTGCGAGACCTGCCTGGGGCGCATGGAACGCAATCCCCTGCGCATCCTGGACTGCAAGAACCCCTCCTGCGGGTCCGCGGCGGACGCCGCCCCGGCCATCTACGACCACCTCTGCCCGGCGTGCCGGGACCATTTCAAGGAGGTCCGGGCCGGACTGGAGCGGCTGGACCTCTCCTACCGACTGGACAAAAGGCTGGTGCGCGGGCTGGACTACTACACCAAGACGGCCTATGAGATGCTCTCCGGCGATCTTGGGGCCCAGAACGCCGTCTGCGGGGGCGGACGCTACGACAACCTGTCCGAGGCCATCGGAGGACCGCACCTGCCCGGCGTCGGCTTCGCGGGCGGGCTCGACCGCATCGTCCTCGTCATGGAGGAGCAGGGCTGTTCCTTCGGCCGGGCCCCGGCGGTGAAGGTCTACGTCGCGTCTCTCTCCGACGAGGCGCGGAGCGCGGCGCAGGTCCTGACGCACCGGCTGCGGCGCCACGGAGTCGCAGCGGAACAGGACACCGCGTCGCGCGGCTTCAAGGCCCAGATGAAGAGCGCGGACGCGTCACACGCCGCGTGGACCTGCATCATCGGCCCCGAGGAGATGGAAAAGGGCCTCGTGACTGTCAGGAACATGGCCGACGGCTCTCAGACCTCCCTGGCGCCGGAGGCGGTGCCGGAGTTCGTGGCGAAGGACGGGAAATAA
- a CDS encoding NFACT family protein: MTLGPEFVRGLRAALSGRLPWRVHKAEGGDSWVALKLGHDDLWLLFSWGSGTRGCCLADGGSVSALRKGAPARTPLVEALRSRFVKGDLTAARQINHDRILEFEVRRRVAAGTEVRYFMVLEATEPLGNLILLDADRRIEELARHEAPDRNPYRTLLPGHPYVPPPAFAGPLPEDLSSLDHDGAANIAGIGRPLSQFIRAHWEERSPEAWLLAVRDAGSDAILPCQRSSRGYLTRFPILFPEAEPLGTDALAAAAAGVLRPLLSRGRERRLRELDVRLRRAAKARERHRDGLRKQLGNCAEAEMLRRRGELLLSHLGDVPPRAESVTLTDWEGNTLEIALDPRLSPSHNAERYFRRYRKAKADPESIRRSIAELENAIEELAEQRDLLEAIDDPETFEEAVRDVEEWLASEGVGRGAPAPKGKGREKKGLPPHLVYERDGLTVLVGLSARGNRFVTFKQARGDDLWLHAHELPGAHVVIRGSRGREELEKERRDVLEFAASLAAAHSRGRGSGSVPVDYTERRYVRSVPGTVALVTYTNPGTLRAVPREGP, from the coding sequence ATGACGCTGGGCCCCGAGTTCGTCCGCGGGCTTCGGGCCGCCCTGTCCGGCCGGCTACCCTGGCGCGTCCACAAGGCCGAGGGCGGGGACTCCTGGGTCGCCCTGAAACTGGGCCATGACGACCTGTGGCTCCTGTTCTCGTGGGGCTCCGGGACCAGAGGCTGCTGCCTGGCCGACGGCGGCTCGGTCTCGGCGCTGCGGAAGGGCGCACCGGCCAGGACGCCCCTCGTCGAGGCGCTTCGGAGCCGCTTCGTCAAGGGGGACCTCACCGCCGCCCGGCAGATCAACCATGACCGAATCCTGGAGTTCGAGGTCCGCCGCCGCGTGGCGGCCGGGACCGAGGTACGCTACTTCATGGTCCTCGAGGCCACGGAACCCCTGGGGAACCTCATCCTCCTCGACGCGGACCGCCGTATCGAGGAGCTGGCGCGTCACGAGGCCCCGGACCGGAACCCCTACCGGACGCTCCTCCCCGGCCATCCCTACGTCCCCCCCCCGGCCTTCGCCGGCCCTCTCCCCGAGGACCTCTCCTCCCTGGACCACGACGGCGCCGCGAACATCGCCGGCATCGGACGCCCCCTGTCGCAGTTCATCCGGGCCCACTGGGAGGAAAGGTCCCCCGAGGCCTGGCTCCTCGCCGTCCGGGACGCGGGCTCCGACGCCATCCTCCCCTGCCAGCGGTCCTCCAGGGGGTACCTCACGCGCTTCCCCATCCTCTTCCCGGAGGCGGAGCCCCTGGGGACCGACGCGCTCGCGGCGGCGGCGGCGGGCGTCCTCCGCCCGCTGCTCTCGAGGGGCAGGGAGCGCCGCCTCCGCGAGCTGGACGTCCGCCTGAGGCGGGCCGCAAAGGCGCGGGAACGCCACAGGGACGGCCTTCGGAAGCAACTTGGGAACTGCGCCGAGGCCGAGATGCTGCGGCGCAGGGGGGAGCTGCTCCTGTCGCACCTCGGGGACGTCCCGCCGCGCGCGGAGTCCGTAACCCTGACCGACTGGGAGGGCAATACCCTCGAGATCGCGCTCGACCCCCGTCTTTCCCCCTCGCACAACGCCGAACGCTACTTCAGGAGATACCGAAAGGCAAAGGCGGACCCCGAGTCGATCCGGCGGAGCATCGCGGAGCTGGAGAACGCCATCGAGGAGCTCGCCGAACAGAGGGACCTCTTGGAGGCCATCGACGACCCCGAGACGTTCGAGGAGGCCGTCCGGGACGTCGAGGAGTGGCTGGCCTCGGAGGGGGTGGGAAGGGGGGCTCCGGCCCCAAAGGGGAAGGGGCGGGAGAAGAAGGGGCTCCCCCCCCATCTGGTCTACGAGCGGGACGGGCTGACCGTCCTCGTGGGGCTGTCGGCGCGGGGCAACCGCTTCGTCACCTTCAAGCAGGCCCGGGGGGACGACCTCTGGCTCCATGCCCACGAACTGCCGGGGGCGCACGTCGTCATACGCGGCTCCCGCGGGCGGGAGGAGCTGGAGAAGGAGCGCCGGGACGTCCTGGAGTTCGCGGCCTCCCTCGCCGCGGCCCATTCGAGGGGCAGGGGCTCCGGCTCCGTCCCGGTGGACTACACGGAACGCCGCTACGTCCGTTCCGTGCCCGGGACGGTGGCCCTGGTCACCTACACGAACCCGGGGACGCTCCGGGCCGTTCCGAGGGAGGGCCCGTGA